A region of Paraburkholderia sp. BL23I1N1 DNA encodes the following proteins:
- a CDS encoding molybdenum cofactor biosynthesis protein MoaE: protein MTIPSSSDPARPEVPHADERASDPAILDASIAAGFEVRVQQQPIDIQSEIMPITRNPNVGAIVNFLGVVRHSGDFDDVVALELEHYPGMTEQSFSSIVEEAIARWRLEAVKIVHRVGRVALGDAVVLVVVAAPHRGAAFDACEFLMDFLKAHAPLWKKEIRRDGALRWVEAKAGDERSMLRWG, encoded by the coding sequence ATGACCATACCGTCGTCCAGTGATCCTGCCCGTCCTGAAGTACCGCACGCTGACGAGCGTGCGAGCGATCCGGCGATTCTTGACGCCAGCATCGCGGCGGGCTTTGAAGTACGTGTCCAGCAGCAGCCGATCGATATCCAGTCGGAGATCATGCCGATCACGCGCAATCCCAACGTGGGGGCGATCGTGAACTTCCTCGGCGTGGTGCGTCACAGCGGTGATTTCGACGACGTCGTTGCACTCGAGCTTGAGCACTACCCGGGGATGACCGAGCAGTCGTTCAGCAGCATCGTCGAAGAGGCGATCGCACGATGGCGTCTGGAAGCGGTGAAGATCGTGCATCGGGTTGGCCGTGTGGCGCTCGGCGACGCAGTGGTACTCGTCGTGGTCGCCGCGCCGCATCGTGGGGCGGCGTTCGACGCGTGCGAATTCCTGATGGACTTCCTGAAGGCCCATGCGCCGCTCTGGAAGAAGGAAATCCGACGCGACGGCGCGCTTAGATGGGTCGAGGCCAAGGCAGGCGACGAACGGTCGATGCTGCGGTGGGGGTGA
- a CDS encoding LysR family transcriptional regulator, with protein sequence MNLLEAMRIYVRVVERESISGAARDLNIGQPAVSERIERLEKYLGCRLLFRSARAFNCTPEGVTFYERSKRILHAVEQAVSEVSNDGQELRGTVRIAAPHCFGETIVPEALTLVRATYPQLDLELVLNDRIVDLVTEGVDISFRLGQLGEGAFIARQLGQVGRLLVAAPGYLSQHGPITEPSDLVKHPFIRLQGMFGTDQLPLKHIAKVVESTPIRTAIRTSHWRPMYEMILSGAGIGVLEEPACVDALVEGKLVRILPEFEVLPFDLNVLIQAQRPVPPRVRMMVAMLRKCTSEILERVHVDCGEATDRFEVLPDDEVSALLKPSLQA encoded by the coding sequence ATGAATCTGCTAGAAGCCATGCGGATTTACGTCAGGGTGGTTGAGCGAGAGAGCATCTCGGGCGCGGCAAGGGACCTCAATATCGGGCAGCCGGCCGTGAGCGAGCGCATCGAGCGGCTTGAGAAGTACCTGGGCTGCCGGCTGCTGTTCCGTAGCGCACGCGCTTTCAATTGCACGCCGGAAGGCGTCACCTTCTACGAGCGCAGTAAGCGGATTTTGCACGCCGTGGAACAGGCGGTTTCTGAAGTGTCGAACGACGGGCAGGAACTCAGGGGCACGGTTCGCATCGCGGCACCTCATTGCTTTGGCGAGACGATCGTGCCGGAGGCGTTGACGCTGGTGCGCGCAACCTATCCGCAACTGGATCTGGAGCTGGTTCTGAACGACAGGATCGTCGACCTGGTGACGGAAGGCGTAGACATTTCGTTTCGTCTTGGGCAACTGGGCGAGGGCGCGTTCATTGCCCGCCAGCTCGGTCAGGTGGGACGCTTGCTGGTTGCGGCGCCCGGTTATCTGAGCCAGCACGGGCCGATTACTGAGCCGTCCGATCTGGTGAAACACCCGTTTATCCGGCTTCAAGGCATGTTCGGCACGGACCAGTTGCCGCTCAAGCACATAGCGAAAGTCGTGGAGAGCACGCCGATCCGTACTGCAATCAGGACGAGTCATTGGCGGCCCATGTATGAAATGATTCTCTCGGGTGCGGGCATCGGCGTGCTGGAAGAACCGGCGTGCGTCGATGCGCTCGTGGAGGGCAAGCTGGTCCGCATCCTGCCGGAGTTCGAGGTGCTGCCCTTCGATCTGAACGTGCTGATCCAGGCGCAACGTCCGGTGCCGCCCCGGGTGCGCATGATGGTGGCGATGTTAAGAAAGTGCACGTCGGAAATCCTGGAAAGAGTGCACGTCGACTGCGGCGAAGCAACAGATCGCTTTGAAGTCCTTCCCGACGATGAGGTGTCCGCGCTGCTAAAACCGTCACTGCAAGCCTGA
- a CDS encoding DUF1269 domain-containing protein, with translation MAQQLIVAVFDSVDVAERAGRNFRNFEEKDLGFKVESGVLVQKDATGKLILLNKQTRPFWGTAIGALTGGLIGMLGGPVGALLGFTIGASGGLAEHAIKDALDDDLVASISSKLTPNHVAFILEAQEASPFEVDNIVLGYGGSVFRKPLA, from the coding sequence ATGGCACAACAGTTGATCGTCGCGGTTTTCGACAGCGTTGACGTCGCCGAACGAGCGGGTCGCAATTTCAGGAATTTCGAGGAAAAGGACCTTGGTTTCAAGGTTGAGAGCGGCGTGCTGGTTCAAAAGGACGCCACAGGTAAGCTGATCCTGCTCAATAAGCAAACCCGGCCGTTTTGGGGGACAGCGATCGGCGCGCTAACGGGCGGGTTGATCGGCATGCTCGGCGGACCGGTAGGGGCGCTACTCGGCTTCACGATCGGGGCGAGCGGAGGACTGGCTGAGCATGCAATCAAAGACGCGCTCGATGACGACCTGGTCGCGTCGATATCCAGCAAACTGACGCCCAACCACGTTGCGTTCATCCTCGAGGCACAGGAGGCGTCGCCGTTTGAAGTCGACAATATCGTGCTCGGTTATGGCGGGAGCGTTTTTCGCAAACCGCTTGCCTGA
- a CDS encoding PLP-dependent aminotransferase family protein, with translation MNLYEKLADDIEKLIRQGVYGHGERLPSVRQTSQQHRLSVTTVIRAYLLLESRGLLTARPQSGYFVNFRGDGGERKTLELRPSKPIPISSPVDVSRLVLSTLRSIGVDDAVPLGSPYPDPGLFPFDRLNRYAYDAGRGKTRWGVTDALPPGNAALVRQIARRYLENGMAVDPNEIIITVGATEAINLCLQAVAQPGDVIAVESPTFYAMLHAIERMGMKAIEVSTHPEHGIDIEALAEIVESQTITACMVMPNFQNPLGFLMPDERKRELVEFLTKRDIPVIENGVYNELHYDSTHPSTLKSFDTKGLVLHCGSFSKTLTAAYRIGWALPGRYRDQVEKLKFLNTLTSPSIPQMAIAEFLERDGYEHHLRRVRRAYAQQANLMKATVSRFFPEGTRMSNPAGGYVLWIELPPKVDAMRLYNLALDQGITIGPGYMFSVSETTYRNFIRLNYSSPWSSEIDQAVITVGKLVAMCAR, from the coding sequence ATGAATCTCTATGAGAAGCTTGCAGACGATATCGAGAAACTGATCCGGCAAGGCGTGTACGGTCACGGCGAACGCCTTCCGTCCGTACGGCAAACCAGTCAGCAGCACCGGCTTAGCGTGACGACCGTTATCCGCGCCTATTTGCTGCTTGAAAGCCGTGGCTTGCTCACGGCCAGGCCCCAGTCGGGCTATTTCGTCAACTTCCGCGGCGACGGGGGCGAACGGAAGACGCTCGAACTCCGGCCATCGAAACCGATTCCGATTTCGTCGCCGGTTGACGTCAGCCGTCTGGTGCTTTCCACCTTGCGCTCGATCGGTGTGGACGACGCCGTGCCGCTCGGCTCGCCCTATCCCGATCCCGGTCTGTTTCCGTTCGACAGGCTCAACCGCTACGCGTACGACGCGGGACGGGGCAAAACCCGATGGGGCGTGACGGATGCGCTGCCGCCCGGCAATGCGGCACTCGTGCGCCAGATCGCGCGCCGCTACCTCGAGAACGGCATGGCCGTCGATCCGAACGAGATCATCATCACGGTCGGCGCAACGGAGGCAATCAACCTGTGCCTTCAGGCGGTCGCGCAGCCGGGCGACGTGATCGCTGTCGAGTCACCCACGTTCTACGCGATGCTCCACGCGATCGAACGCATGGGCATGAAAGCGATCGAGGTGTCGACGCATCCGGAACACGGTATCGATATCGAGGCGCTTGCCGAGATTGTGGAGTCGCAGACCATCACAGCCTGCATGGTCATGCCGAACTTCCAGAATCCGCTGGGATTTCTGATGCCTGACGAACGCAAGCGTGAACTCGTGGAATTTCTGACGAAGCGGGACATTCCCGTCATCGAGAACGGTGTCTACAACGAGCTTCACTATGACAGCACGCACCCGAGCACGTTGAAGTCCTTCGACACAAAGGGGCTCGTGCTTCACTGCGGCTCTTTCTCGAAGACGCTCACGGCAGCCTACCGGATTGGTTGGGCGCTGCCGGGCCGCTATCGCGATCAGGTCGAGAAACTGAAGTTCCTGAACACGCTGACGTCGCCGTCGATTCCGCAAATGGCGATTGCGGAATTCCTCGAGCGCGATGGTTATGAGCATCATCTGCGAAGGGTTCGGAGAGCGTACGCGCAGCAGGCCAATCTGATGAAGGCGACCGTCTCGCGTTTCTTTCCTGAAGGCACGCGCATGTCCAATCCGGCGGGCGGCTACGTGCTGTGGATCGAACTGCCGCCGAAGGTCGACGCCATGCGGCTCTACAACCTCGCGCTCGACCAGGGTATCACCATCGGACCAGGCTATATGTTTTCGGTCTCGGAGACGACCTATCGGAACTTCATCCGCCTCAATTACAGCAGCCCCTGGTCGAGCGAAATCGACCAGGCGGTGATTACCGTGGGCAAGCTCGTCGCGATGTGCGCCCGTTAG
- the moaA gene encoding GTP 3',8-cyclase MoaA yields MNIIDQPTPADTASRHNVSAGGVATTLDTLNRPLRDLRLSVIDQCNFRCTYCMPRDTFGADYRFLPSSERLSFEQILKLAKAFALLGVEKIRITGGEPLLRRGLESLIEQLAKLTTESGKPMELALTTNGSLLAAKARSLRDAGLGRVTVSLDAVDDAVFRRMSDVDMPVSRILDGIETARAVGLAPIKVNSVIERGVNDSQILPLVRLFKGTGVAVRFIEYMDVGGAAGWSNTKVITARETRDIVESAFPLVPAVVRERTGTAVNYRHADGTGEVGFIASVSQPFCGSCSRARVSADGQLYSCLFATQGTDLSPWLTDTASVEQLAGVVRSRWIQRDDRYSELRSTPRRPGSGRAYPTVRMSLVGG; encoded by the coding sequence GTGAACATCATCGACCAGCCCACACCCGCCGATACGGCATCCCGCCATAACGTATCCGCCGGCGGTGTCGCGACCACGCTCGACACGCTCAATCGTCCACTCCGGGATTTACGTCTGTCCGTCATCGATCAATGCAATTTTCGCTGTACGTACTGCATGCCGCGGGACACCTTCGGCGCAGACTATCGGTTCCTGCCATCTTCGGAGCGCCTGTCGTTCGAACAGATCCTGAAGCTCGCGAAAGCGTTCGCGCTGCTCGGGGTGGAGAAGATACGCATCACCGGCGGCGAACCGCTCCTGCGGCGCGGGCTCGAATCCCTGATCGAACAACTCGCGAAACTGACGACCGAAAGCGGCAAACCGATGGAGCTTGCGCTGACCACAAACGGCTCCTTGCTCGCGGCGAAAGCACGCTCGCTGCGCGACGCGGGTCTCGGCCGCGTGACAGTCAGCCTTGATGCAGTAGATGACGCTGTGTTTCGCCGGATGAGTGACGTCGACATGCCCGTTTCGCGGATACTGGACGGGATCGAGACCGCGCGTGCGGTGGGACTCGCGCCGATCAAGGTCAATAGCGTGATCGAGCGAGGCGTCAACGACAGCCAGATTCTGCCGCTCGTGCGGCTGTTCAAGGGCACCGGCGTGGCCGTGCGCTTCATCGAGTATATGGACGTTGGCGGCGCGGCCGGATGGTCGAATACGAAGGTGATCACGGCTCGCGAGACGCGCGACATCGTCGAATCGGCGTTCCCTCTGGTGCCTGCTGTTGTTCGTGAACGGACGGGCACGGCCGTCAACTATCGCCATGCCGACGGCACAGGCGAAGTCGGATTCATCGCGAGCGTATCGCAACCCTTCTGCGGATCGTGTTCGCGCGCCCGCGTATCCGCCGACGGGCAGCTTTATTCGTGCCTTTTCGCCACACAAGGCACGGACCTCAGCCCCTGGCTCACTGACACCGCCTCAGTCGAGCAACTGGCAGGGGTTGTCCGCAGCCGCTGGATCCAACGCGATGACCGCTACTCCGAGCTTCGCTCAACGCCGCGCAGGCCGGGATCGGGAAGAGCCTATCCCACAGTCCGTATGTCGCTGGTCGGCGGTTGA
- a CDS encoding MoaD/ThiS family protein: MKLTIRYFASVREQLGISQEIVHIDAPELPVEGLRLRLASRDERMAEALRAGRPLRTAVNHEMVADTFVVREDSEIAFFPPVTGG; this comes from the coding sequence ATGAAACTCACCATCAGATATTTCGCTAGCGTTCGTGAACAACTCGGCATTTCGCAGGAGATCGTGCACATTGATGCGCCTGAGTTGCCCGTTGAAGGTCTGCGGCTCAGGCTCGCATCGAGAGACGAGCGGATGGCCGAGGCACTGCGCGCAGGCCGGCCGCTCCGTACCGCCGTCAACCACGAGATGGTCGCCGACACATTTGTCGTGCGCGAGGACAGCGAAATCGCGTTCTTTCCGCCTGTCACGGGGGGCTGA
- a CDS encoding RNA-guided endonuclease TnpB family protein, with protein sequence MEIKRAYRFRFYPTPAQEVILARTFGCARFAYNHMLRQRTEAWTERRKRMGYHETSAALTALKKTEEHAWLNEVSSVPVQQALRHLQTAFVNFFAGRAKYPSFRRKDGSQSAEYTASAFRWDGAVLRLAKMAGPLAIRWSRAIPKGAKVTTVTVSKDTAARYHVSMLCDDVVSARPVAAGKIGIDLGLTHFAIFSNGEKIAAPNVFRRNEAKLARLSRRLAKKQKSSANRRKARLKVARMHARTADCCRDFLHKLSTRLINENQVIAVENLSVRNMQKNRRLSKSISDAGWSEFRRQLEYKAQWYGRTLIGIDRWYPSSRRCSDCGHTIARMSLKVRAWTCLECGAIHDRDVNAARNVLAAGLAVSAHGESVSPMSL encoded by the coding sequence ATGGAAATTAAGCGTGCATACCGATTCCGGTTCTACCCAACGCCCGCGCAGGAAGTGATTCTTGCGCGGACATTTGGATGCGCCCGCTTCGCCTATAACCACATGCTCCGGCAACGCACAGAGGCGTGGACTGAGCGGCGGAAACGCATGGGTTATCACGAGACCTCCGCTGCGTTGACGGCGCTTAAAAAGACCGAAGAGCACGCCTGGCTGAACGAAGTAAGTTCGGTTCCCGTCCAGCAGGCGCTTCGGCATCTGCAAACTGCGTTCGTCAACTTTTTCGCCGGGCGGGCGAAGTACCCGAGTTTCAGGCGCAAGGATGGCTCGCAATCGGCCGAATACACCGCGAGTGCTTTCAGGTGGGACGGCGCGGTGCTCAGGCTGGCGAAGATGGCTGGGCCGCTCGCGATCCGCTGGTCACGCGCGATCCCCAAAGGCGCGAAGGTAACGACAGTCACCGTGTCGAAGGATACGGCGGCCCGATACCACGTCTCGATGCTCTGCGACGATGTGGTGAGCGCGCGCCCGGTCGCCGCGGGAAAGATCGGCATCGACCTGGGGCTGACCCATTTCGCCATTTTTTCGAACGGCGAGAAGATTGCCGCGCCGAATGTGTTCCGCAGGAACGAGGCGAAGCTCGCAAGGTTGTCGCGGCGTCTCGCGAAGAAGCAGAAGAGCTCTGCCAATCGCAGGAAGGCAAGGCTCAAGGTCGCACGCATGCATGCCAGGACGGCAGACTGCTGCAGGGACTTCCTGCACAAACTTTCGACCCGGTTGATCAACGAGAACCAGGTGATCGCCGTCGAAAACCTGTCCGTTCGGAACATGCAGAAGAATCGTCGCCTGTCCAAGTCGATCAGCGATGCGGGCTGGTCCGAGTTCAGGCGGCAACTGGAGTACAAGGCGCAGTGGTATGGGCGCACGCTGATAGGTATCGACCGCTGGTATCCATCCAGCAGGCGATGCAGTGACTGCGGGCATACCATCGCCAGAATGTCGCTGAAAGTCCGTGCATGGACATGCCTGGAATGCGGGGCAATCCACGATCGCGACGTCAACGCTGCGCGTAATGTTCTGGCCGCCGGGCTGGCGGTGTCAGCCCATGGAGAAAGCGTAAGTCCCATGTCTCTTTAG
- the cydB gene encoding cytochrome d ubiquinol oxidase subunit II, with product MQIDLPVVWAAIIGLGVFIYVMLDGFDLGIGLLFPFFEEKGDRQVMLNTIAPVWDGNETFLVLGGAGLYGAFPVVYSTLLPANYLPLILMVVGLIFRGAAFELRAKAVRTQHAWDLAFIGGSALAGVCQGIVLGSLLQGIKIVDGRFAGGPFDWLSPFSLFCGIGVLFTYATLGCGWLILKTDGELQRKVREVMRPLVSILLGVMVIVSLWTVIGLPAVAFRWFGSGNLGWFLPVPILVVACVWGVFRSLRLKHEAIPFLLTLALCFLGYSGLLISIWPNIVPPSLTIWEASSSHSSQLFTLVGTVIVLPVILVYNAMQYRVFRGKVREGDAGYH from the coding sequence ATGCAAATCGATCTCCCTGTCGTGTGGGCCGCGATCATCGGACTTGGCGTTTTCATCTACGTGATGCTGGACGGATTCGATCTCGGCATCGGCCTGCTGTTTCCGTTCTTCGAGGAGAAAGGCGACCGGCAAGTGATGCTCAACACCATCGCACCGGTCTGGGACGGTAACGAAACCTTCCTCGTGCTCGGCGGTGCCGGGCTTTACGGGGCGTTCCCCGTGGTCTATTCCACGCTGCTGCCGGCGAACTATCTGCCGTTGATCCTGATGGTCGTGGGCCTGATCTTCCGCGGGGCCGCCTTCGAATTACGGGCCAAAGCCGTCAGGACCCAGCACGCGTGGGACCTTGCCTTCATCGGCGGCTCCGCGCTCGCGGGGGTCTGCCAGGGCATCGTGCTGGGCTCGCTGCTGCAAGGCATCAAGATCGTCGATGGCCGTTTCGCCGGCGGCCCGTTCGATTGGCTCTCGCCGTTCAGCCTGTTCTGCGGAATCGGGGTGCTCTTCACGTATGCGACGCTCGGCTGCGGCTGGCTCATCCTGAAGACCGATGGTGAACTGCAGCGCAAGGTACGCGAGGTGATGCGCCCGCTGGTGAGCATCCTGCTCGGGGTGATGGTCATCGTGAGTCTCTGGACCGTGATCGGCTTGCCGGCGGTAGCGTTTCGCTGGTTCGGAAGCGGCAATCTCGGCTGGTTTCTGCCGGTGCCGATTCTTGTCGTCGCCTGTGTATGGGGCGTGTTCCGTTCGCTTCGACTGAAGCACGAAGCGATCCCGTTCCTTCTCACGCTCGCGCTGTGCTTTCTCGGCTATAGCGGCTTGCTCATCAGCATCTGGCCGAACATTGTTCCACCGTCCCTGACGATCTGGGAGGCTTCTTCGAGCCACTCGAGCCAGTTGTTCACGCTGGTCGGCACCGTGATCGTGCTGCCGGTCATCCTTGTCTACAACGCCATGCAGTATCGCGTTTTCCGGGGCAAAGTGCGGGAAGGGGATGCCGGCTACCACTGA
- a CDS encoding family 1 encapsulin nanocompartment shell protein — protein sequence MNNLHRELAPVSHAAWSQIEDEVARTFKRSVAGRRVVDVKGPGGTELSGVGTGHQIAIAAPQQGVVAKLSEVKSLVELTVPFELKREAIDSVLRGAKDADWQPAKEAAKELAYAEDRTIFDGYKAAGIGGIREGSSNPPFALPADISDYPNTISNALEQLRLAGVDGPYSVLLGADAYTALGEARNQGYPVIDHIKRIVNGDIIWAPALAGGSVVSMRGGDFELHLGEELSIGYASHTDTVVRLYLRETLTFLMLTSEASVSLTQAE from the coding sequence ATGAATAACCTGCATCGCGAGCTTGCCCCCGTCTCTCATGCCGCCTGGTCGCAGATCGAAGACGAAGTGGCACGCACCTTCAAGCGCAGCGTCGCCGGCCGCCGTGTGGTTGACGTCAAAGGTCCTGGCGGAACGGAACTATCCGGCGTGGGCACCGGGCACCAGATCGCGATCGCGGCGCCGCAGCAAGGCGTTGTGGCAAAGCTGTCCGAGGTCAAGAGCCTCGTCGAATTGACCGTGCCGTTCGAGCTGAAGCGCGAGGCGATCGACAGCGTCTTGCGCGGCGCAAAAGATGCGGACTGGCAGCCTGCAAAAGAAGCGGCAAAAGAACTCGCCTATGCCGAAGATCGCACGATCTTCGATGGATACAAGGCTGCGGGTATCGGCGGCATTCGCGAAGGTTCGTCGAATCCGCCGTTCGCGCTGCCGGCCGACATCAGCGATTATCCGAACACGATCAGCAACGCGCTCGAACAGCTGCGGCTTGCCGGCGTTGACGGGCCCTATTCCGTGCTGCTTGGCGCCGACGCATACACGGCACTCGGCGAGGCACGCAATCAAGGTTATCCGGTTATCGACCACATCAAGCGGATCGTGAATGGCGACATCATCTGGGCGCCCGCGCTCGCGGGCGGCAGCGTGGTCTCCATGCGCGGCGGCGACTTCGAGCTACACCTTGGTGAAGAGCTGTCGATCGGTTATGCGAGCCATACCGATACGGTAGTGCGCCTGTATCTGCGCGAGACGCTGACCTTCCTGATGCTGACGAGCGAAGCGTCGGTATCGTTGACGCAAGCGGAATAA
- a CDS encoding Dyp-type peroxidase, protein MPKDIPEPQAVCNDITRRAIFIVATFVGGQDPADQVRAWCGDVAALVRSVGKRVPSANLSCVVGFGADVWDTLFGAPCPANLHPFREFGTGERRAVSTPGDILLHIRADQMDLCFELATQLTRRLGDAVSVVDEVHGFRNFDLRSMVGFVDGTENPAGRKAIDSTLIGDEEPEFEAGSYVIVQKYLHDMTGWNALSVETQERIIGRTKLADIELDAAVKPSCSHSSLTTITENGEEVKILRDNMPFGRPGMGEFGTYFIGYARSPEPIELMMENMFVGRPPGNYDRLLDYSRAVTGGLFFVPSATLLDALADRDPQAAAAVDQQPESSSSAEPRHDGSLNIGSLKGISQHE, encoded by the coding sequence ATGCCCAAAGACATTCCAGAACCGCAAGCCGTTTGTAATGACATCACACGTCGCGCGATTTTCATCGTCGCGACCTTCGTGGGCGGCCAGGACCCCGCTGACCAGGTACGCGCGTGGTGCGGGGACGTTGCCGCCCTGGTGCGCTCGGTCGGCAAACGCGTCCCGTCCGCCAATCTGTCGTGCGTTGTCGGCTTCGGCGCCGACGTGTGGGACACACTGTTCGGCGCCCCGTGCCCGGCGAACCTGCACCCGTTTCGCGAATTCGGCACAGGCGAACGCCGCGCCGTGAGCACGCCGGGCGATATCCTGCTGCACATCCGCGCGGATCAGATGGACCTCTGCTTCGAGCTCGCCACGCAGCTGACAAGACGGCTCGGCGATGCGGTCTCGGTGGTGGACGAAGTACACGGTTTTCGCAACTTCGATCTGCGTAGCATGGTGGGCTTCGTCGACGGCACCGAGAATCCGGCCGGTCGCAAGGCGATCGATTCCACCCTCATCGGTGACGAAGAGCCGGAGTTCGAGGCCGGCAGCTATGTCATCGTGCAGAAGTACCTGCACGACATGACCGGCTGGAACGCGCTTTCCGTCGAGACTCAGGAGCGCATTATCGGTCGCACGAAACTGGCCGACATCGAACTCGACGCAGCGGTCAAACCGTCGTGTTCGCATAGCTCCCTCACAACGATCACCGAGAACGGCGAGGAAGTGAAAATCCTCCGCGACAACATGCCCTTCGGCCGCCCCGGCATGGGCGAGTTCGGCACCTACTTCATCGGTTATGCCCGTTCCCCCGAACCGATCGAGCTGATGATGGAAAACATGTTCGTCGGACGGCCGCCGGGCAATTACGACCGGCTACTCGACTACAGCCGCGCCGTCACGGGCGGCCTCTTCTTTGTTCCGTCGGCCACCTTGCTCGATGCGCTCGCGGATCGCGATCCGCAAGCTGCCGCCGCAGTCGACCAACAGCCTGAATCGTCTTCGTCCGCCGAGCCGCGTCACGACGGCTCGCTGAATATTGGCTCTCTCAAGGGAATCTCTCAACATGAATAA
- a CDS encoding bestrophin family protein, translating to MIVRPGENWFRLLFIWNGSVLQSIIPQLVFMAIVSSVAVLTQGRIFGEKIPLNTAPFTLFGLALAIFLAFRNNASYERFNEARHLWGSILISARALTSQMLCYAPRGDHNVQMAHTLIATVCALKHQLRGTDPTPDLLRFLGRTQAEALQHTCYKPTALLNDVRRDFADLHVRGLMSDTKLWMVDAQINELGRTVGGCERIASTPIPFAYSVLLHRTVYAYCVLLPFGLVDSTEFFTPLLCVFISYTLIALEAIASEVAEPFSLAPNALALDAMTRNIERSILELCGCELPGEVVPVRSYQLT from the coding sequence ATGATAGTAAGACCAGGGGAAAACTGGTTCCGGCTGCTGTTTATCTGGAACGGTTCCGTATTGCAGTCAATCATTCCGCAGCTGGTTTTCATGGCGATTGTCAGCAGTGTTGCTGTCCTGACGCAAGGGCGCATTTTCGGCGAGAAGATCCCACTGAACACCGCGCCGTTCACATTGTTCGGCCTCGCGCTCGCGATCTTCCTTGCGTTCCGCAATAACGCAAGTTACGAGCGGTTCAATGAGGCGCGCCATCTCTGGGGCAGCATCCTGATCTCGGCGCGCGCACTGACGTCGCAGATGCTGTGTTACGCGCCACGGGGCGATCACAACGTTCAAATGGCTCATACCCTGATTGCGACCGTGTGTGCGCTGAAGCACCAGTTGCGCGGGACCGACCCGACGCCTGATCTTCTGCGCTTTCTCGGACGTACGCAAGCCGAGGCATTGCAGCACACCTGCTACAAACCAACGGCGTTGCTCAATGACGTTCGTCGTGACTTCGCCGATCTGCACGTTCGGGGCTTGATGTCGGATACGAAGCTCTGGATGGTCGACGCGCAGATCAACGAGTTGGGAAGGACTGTAGGCGGATGTGAGCGGATCGCATCCACGCCCATTCCGTTTGCCTACAGTGTGTTGCTGCACCGCACCGTCTATGCCTATTGCGTGTTGCTGCCGTTCGGTCTTGTCGATTCAACGGAATTCTTTACGCCGCTTCTTTGTGTTTTCATTTCTTATACGCTGATTGCGCTCGAAGCGATTGCCAGCGAAGTCGCCGAGCCGTTCAGCCTCGCGCCGAATGCGCTGGCGCTTGACGCCATGACCCGCAACATTGAACGATCGATTCTCGAACTGTGTGGCTGTGAACTTCCCGGCGAGGTCGTACCGGTGCGCTCGTACCAGCTGACCTAG